One window of Marinobacterium aestuarii genomic DNA carries:
- a CDS encoding NAD-glutamate dehydrogenase, with amino-acid sequence MALNFAHHSRVTTDLQALISARHTAHEAAQLQRLSNHVFHPQADEATGNSAMTAEDRYGALLDIWHSLQQRAPQQTLIRAYNPDPQQDHWHSSHSVIEIVMDDMPFIVASCATELARQGLPIHRQIYPIYRVERDEQGRLLQLCDNSGDAPGQIVETLVRFEVDRQTSPQVLEHLESRLQQVLLDVRYTVADWKPLLARVEEAASWCENSDACNLCEDNQEAVELLRWMADGYFLFVGFRFYRVEAIEGKRYRLHYEDGSGLGCFRDPISESQRTLELDDHLSRQLEAPEVLVLTKSSTRSTVQQQAHFDYIGVKKTSPEGQVTGEWRFFGLYSSKAYDTPITQIPRIRQRVQRLLDASGMPSDTHGYKALRHIIYGYPRDELLQASYEQLHETINGMLECVEQRRFGVFLRPDTYGRFINVMMLVPRDQYNTDVRIRVQDILLRQLQGHSAEYSVRLSEQPLAMIQFSIHCKQAHRQEYNRDLLRSLIADAIQSWQDKLHQALLHNFDEAEANRLFERFGPLFPAAYREDHSPRTAVADIRELSALHAALTTQLYRPDTGHVRFKVLGRGHSLALSDVLPILEHLGVRVLDASPYAIGEEDEQAFWIIDFRLDSETELDLGNSALREQFQQSFIRTYYGELEDDRFNQLILRAGISYHQVTLLRALCKYLLQLGLPFSQHYIEQALYRNPQICRQLLALFTARFDPQAPPGSKALGQLLAADILAALETVDNLDEDRILRHYLGVVNAMLRTNYYQADEEREKGYLSFKLNTRALNFAPEPRPAFEIFVYAPWVEGVHLRAGPIARGGLRWSDRREDFRTEVLGLVKAQMVKNSVIVPVGAKGGFVPKQLPAGGDRNAIQAEVIRCYETFIRGLLDITDNRVGDEIVTPANVICHDGQDPYLVVAADKGTAAFSDIANRISAEYGFWLGDAFASGGSNGYDHKKMGITARGAWESVKRLFREQNRNCQSEDFSVVGVGDMAGDVFGNGMLLSRHICLVAAFNHQHIFIDPTPDADSSWQERKRLFELPRSSWEDYDQSLISTGGGLYKRSAKHIDLSPEAKAALGTEQTRFTPNELIRVILKAPVDLLWNGGIGTYIKASQESHDQVGDRNNDNLRVDASELRLKVIGEGGNLGLTQRARIEFARHGGLINTDAIDNAGGVDSSDHEVNLKILLNQQVIAGTLDADERNPLLESMTEDIARLVLRHNYGQCQILSAANQVAPRRINDHRRLMQQLEKAGRLNRELEYLPSDEQLDELARSGQGLTRPEIAVLLAYSKLWLCDQLIEDGIGDDPWLARELHNYFPDVIQQRFGAALQQHPLHPQLIATHCTNLICNRMGSTLVTYLRGEAHCSALDAVRAWMVAHQLLDMPAIWRELECFESQLDDSLFRRQLLRIHSLLERTSLWVLRNHGNNLDITDLLARYGNSVTEVSDVLLPYLDTAEQEHLQHEGQTLQDAGLPAALAQRLATLSNLSRGLEIVALCLKSDQDSKTASRVYFTLEQHLELSPLRKMILALPERDLWQRKARRALSLEVDGALAQACTAVLSGIKNCDDLDQRLQHWQAQSRPILQHLQQLFSEIRNSDTPDLPMLSVAVRELSNLRNL; translated from the coding sequence ATGGCCCTGAACTTTGCACACCACAGCCGCGTAACAACCGACTTGCAGGCGCTGATCAGTGCCCGACACACCGCCCACGAGGCCGCACAGCTGCAACGCCTCAGCAATCATGTATTCCATCCCCAGGCCGATGAAGCCACCGGTAACAGCGCCATGACGGCAGAAGACCGCTACGGCGCCCTGCTCGACATCTGGCACAGTCTGCAGCAACGCGCTCCCCAGCAGACCCTGATCCGCGCCTATAATCCGGACCCACAACAGGATCACTGGCACAGCTCCCACAGCGTGATTGAAATTGTCATGGACGACATGCCCTTCATCGTCGCCAGCTGCGCCACCGAGCTGGCCCGCCAGGGGCTGCCGATCCACCGTCAGATCTATCCGATATACCGCGTTGAACGCGATGAGCAGGGGCGGCTGCTGCAGCTGTGCGACAACAGTGGCGATGCGCCCGGTCAGATCGTTGAAACACTGGTGCGTTTTGAAGTCGATCGCCAGACCAGCCCCCAGGTGTTGGAACATCTGGAGTCACGCCTGCAGCAGGTGCTGCTCGATGTGCGCTACACCGTAGCCGACTGGAAACCCCTGCTGGCACGGGTTGAAGAAGCCGCCAGCTGGTGCGAGAACAGCGATGCCTGCAACCTGTGCGAGGACAACCAGGAGGCGGTGGAGCTGTTGCGCTGGATGGCCGATGGCTACTTCCTGTTTGTCGGCTTTCGCTTTTACCGGGTCGAGGCCATCGAAGGCAAACGCTACCGCCTGCACTACGAGGACGGCAGCGGTCTGGGTTGCTTTCGCGATCCCATTTCCGAGTCCCAGCGCACCCTGGAGCTGGACGACCACCTCAGCCGTCAGCTGGAGGCACCGGAGGTGCTGGTGCTGACCAAGTCATCCACCCGCTCTACCGTGCAGCAGCAGGCGCACTTCGATTACATTGGCGTAAAAAAGACATCACCCGAAGGCCAGGTAACAGGTGAGTGGCGTTTTTTCGGGCTTTATTCCAGCAAGGCCTATGACACACCCATTACCCAGATTCCACGCATTCGCCAGCGCGTGCAGCGACTGCTGGATGCCTCCGGCATGCCAAGCGACACCCACGGCTACAAGGCGCTGCGCCATATCATCTACGGTTACCCGCGGGACGAACTGCTGCAGGCCAGCTACGAACAGCTGCATGAAACTATCAACGGCATGCTGGAGTGCGTGGAACAACGCCGCTTTGGCGTCTTTCTGCGCCCCGATACCTACGGCCGCTTTATCAACGTCATGATGCTGGTGCCGCGGGACCAGTACAACACCGATGTTCGCATCCGCGTGCAGGACATATTGCTGCGCCAGCTGCAGGGGCACAGCGCCGAATACAGCGTGCGCCTGAGCGAGCAGCCGCTGGCCATGATCCAGTTCAGCATTCACTGCAAGCAGGCGCATCGCCAGGAGTATAACCGTGACCTGCTGCGCAGCCTGATCGCCGATGCCATCCAGAGCTGGCAGGACAAGCTGCATCAGGCGCTGCTGCACAATTTTGACGAAGCCGAGGCCAATCGGCTGTTTGAGCGTTTTGGGCCTTTATTCCCCGCCGCCTACCGCGAAGACCACAGCCCCCGTACCGCGGTGGCTGATATTCGCGAGCTCAGCGCCCTGCACGCAGCCCTGACCACCCAGCTGTACCGCCCCGACACAGGCCACGTACGTTTCAAGGTGCTGGGGCGCGGCCACAGCCTGGCGCTGTCCGATGTATTGCCGATCCTGGAGCACCTGGGTGTTCGGGTGCTGGATGCCTCCCCCTACGCCATCGGTGAGGAGGACGAGCAGGCGTTCTGGATCATCGATTTTCGCCTGGACAGCGAAACCGAACTTGACCTCGGCAACAGCGCCCTGCGCGAACAGTTCCAGCAGAGTTTTATCCGCACCTACTATGGCGAACTGGAAGACGATCGCTTCAATCAACTGATTCTGCGCGCCGGCATCTCCTACCATCAGGTCACACTGCTGCGGGCCCTGTGCAAATACCTGCTGCAACTGGGCCTGCCGTTCAGTCAGCACTATATCGAGCAGGCGCTGTACCGCAATCCGCAGATTTGCCGTCAGCTGCTGGCACTCTTCACTGCCCGCTTCGACCCCCAGGCACCGCCGGGCAGCAAGGCGCTGGGGCAATTGCTGGCGGCCGATATCCTGGCCGCGCTGGAAACCGTCGACAACCTCGACGAGGACCGCATCCTGCGTCACTACCTGGGCGTGGTCAACGCCATGCTGCGCACCAACTACTACCAGGCCGATGAAGAACGGGAAAAAGGCTATCTGAGCTTCAAGCTCAATACCCGTGCGCTGAACTTCGCCCCCGAGCCACGCCCGGCGTTCGAGATCTTCGTCTATGCACCCTGGGTCGAGGGCGTACACCTGCGGGCCGGCCCCATCGCCCGCGGCGGCCTGCGCTGGTCCGACAGGCGCGAGGATTTCCGCACCGAAGTGCTAGGGCTGGTCAAGGCGCAGATGGTGAAGAACTCGGTGATAGTGCCAGTCGGCGCCAAGGGTGGCTTTGTGCCCAAACAGCTGCCCGCAGGCGGCGATCGCAACGCCATCCAGGCCGAGGTGATCCGCTGCTACGAGACCTTTATCCGCGGCCTGCTCGACATCACCGACAACCGCGTTGGCGATGAGATCGTCACGCCCGCCAACGTCATCTGCCACGATGGCCAGGATCCCTACCTGGTGGTGGCGGCCGACAAGGGCACCGCGGCCTTCTCCGATATCGCCAACCGCATCAGCGCCGAATACGGCTTCTGGCTCGGTGATGCCTTTGCCTCCGGCGGCAGCAACGGCTACGACCACAAGAAGATGGGCATCACCGCCCGTGGCGCCTGGGAGTCGGTCAAGCGCCTGTTTCGTGAACAGAACCGCAACTGCCAGAGCGAAGATTTCAGCGTGGTGGGTGTCGGCGACATGGCCGGCGATGTCTTCGGCAACGGCATGCTGCTGTCACGGCATATCTGCCTGGTGGCCGCTTTCAACCACCAGCATATCTTTATCGACCCTACCCCCGATGCCGACTCCAGCTGGCAGGAACGCAAGCGGCTGTTCGAACTGCCGCGCTCCAGCTGGGAGGACTATGATCAGAGCCTCATTTCCACTGGCGGCGGGCTCTACAAGCGCAGCGCCAAGCATATAGACCTGAGCCCCGAGGCCAAAGCGGCGCTGGGCACCGAACAGACGCGATTTACGCCCAACGAGCTGATCCGGGTGATCCTCAAAGCGCCTGTGGATCTGCTCTGGAATGGCGGTATCGGCACCTACATCAAGGCCAGCCAGGAGAGCCATGATCAGGTGGGCGATCGCAACAATGACAATCTGCGGGTGGACGCCAGCGAGCTGCGCCTCAAGGTCATTGGCGAGGGCGGCAATCTGGGCCTGACCCAGCGCGCACGTATCGAGTTCGCGCGCCACGGCGGCCTGATCAATACCGACGCCATCGACAACGCCGGCGGCGTGGATTCGTCCGACCACGAGGTCAACCTGAAAATCCTGCTCAACCAGCAGGTGATCGCCGGCACCCTCGATGCAGACGAGCGCAATCCACTGCTCGAAAGCATGACCGAGGATATCGCCCGTCTGGTGCTGCGGCATAACTACGGTCAGTGCCAGATTCTCAGCGCCGCCAACCAGGTCGCGCCCAGGCGCATCAACGACCACCGTCGCCTGATGCAGCAGCTGGAAAAGGCCGGCCGTCTCAACCGCGAACTGGAATACCTGCCCAGCGACGAGCAACTGGATGAACTGGCACGCAGCGGCCAGGGCCTGACCCGCCCCGAAATTGCGGTACTGCTGGCCTACAGCAAGCTGTGGCTGTGCGACCAGCTGATCGAGGATGGCATCGGCGACGACCCCTGGCTGGCCCGGGAGCTGCACAACTACTTCCCCGATGTGATCCAGCAGCGCTTCGGAGCCGCGCTGCAGCAGCACCCGCTGCACCCGCAGCTGATCGCCACCCACTGCACCAACCTGATCTGCAACCGCATGGGCTCAACCCTGGTCACCTACCTGCGGGGCGAAGCCCATTGCAGCGCCCTGGATGCGGTGCGCGCCTGGATGGTCGCCCACCAGCTACTGGACATGCCCGCCATCTGGCGCGAGCTCGAGTGCTTTGAAAGCCAGCTCGATGACAGCCTGTTCCGCCGCCAGCTGCTACGCATCCATTCGCTGCTCGAACGCACCAGCCTCTGGGTGCTACGCAACCACGGCAACAACCTGGACATCACCGACCTGCTGGCACGCTACGGCAACAGTGTCACAGAGGTGAGCGATGTGCTGCTGCCCTACCTTGATACCGCCGAGCAGGAGCACCTGCAGCACGAAGGCCAGACCCTGCAGGACGCAGGGCTGCCCGCCGCTCTGGCCCAGCGCCTGGCGACCCTGTCCAACCTCTCCCGCGGGTTGGAAATAGTCGCGCTCTGCCTGAAAAGTGACCAGGACAGCAAGACGGCGAGTCGCGTCTACTTCACCCTGGAACAGCATCTGGAACTGAGTCCGCTGCGCAAAATGATCCTGGCACTGCCCGAACGGGACCTGTGGCAGCGCAAGGCCCGCCGCGCCCTGTCACTGGAAGTCGATGGCGCCCTTGCCCAGGCCTGCACAGCAGTACTCAGCGGCATCAAAAACTGCGATGATCTGGATCAGCGCCTGCAACACTGGCAGGCCCAGAGCAGGCCCATCCTGCAACACCTGCAACAGCTGTTTAGTGAGATACGCAACAGCGACACACCGGACCTGCCCATGCTGTCTGTCGCCGTGCGGGAACTGAGCAACCTGCGCAATCTGTAA
- a CDS encoding aspartate aminotransferase family protein — protein sequence MTSTPVNRQTFDEVMVPNYAPQAIVPVRGLGSHLWDQEGRDYIDLAGGIAVNLLGHCHPQLVQALKDQADTLWHLSNVYTNEPALALAQQLTQQTFAERVFFANSGAEANEAAFKLARKYAYDHVGPQKHEIIAFEQSFHGRTLFTVSVGGQPKYRQGFEPAPGGITHVPYNDIEALRAVISERTCAVVMEPILGEGGIIPATAEFTRAVRELCDQHNALLIYDEIQTGIGRTGKLFAYMDMGVTPDILTSAKGLGGGFPIGAMLTTAEIAASFGFGAHGSTFGGNPLACAVAGKVLDIVSDPALLADVGRKHALIADQLQRIGDKLGIFKQIRGAGLLIGAELIDAWHGKAGEFLAAARAQGLLILMAGPNVLRFTPSLVIPDEDISAAMAKLETAIEQVLAAQ from the coding sequence ATGACAAGTACCCCGGTAAACCGGCAAACCTTTGATGAAGTAATGGTGCCCAACTACGCACCCCAGGCCATAGTTCCGGTGCGCGGCCTGGGCTCGCACCTGTGGGATCAGGAAGGCCGCGACTATATTGACCTGGCCGGCGGTATCGCCGTCAACCTGCTGGGCCATTGTCACCCACAACTGGTGCAGGCACTCAAGGATCAGGCCGACACACTCTGGCACTTGAGCAACGTCTACACCAATGAGCCGGCGCTGGCGCTGGCCCAGCAGCTGACCCAGCAGACCTTTGCCGAACGGGTTTTCTTTGCCAACTCCGGCGCCGAGGCCAACGAAGCGGCCTTCAAGCTGGCACGCAAATATGCCTACGACCATGTGGGCCCGCAGAAACACGAAATCATCGCCTTCGAACAGTCCTTCCATGGCCGCACCCTCTTTACCGTCAGCGTCGGTGGCCAGCCCAAGTATCGCCAGGGCTTTGAACCGGCTCCCGGCGGCATTACCCACGTGCCCTACAACGATATAGAGGCGCTCAGAGCGGTCATTTCAGAGCGTACCTGCGCGGTCGTGATGGAACCCATTCTGGGCGAAGGCGGCATTATCCCGGCCACGGCGGAATTCACCCGGGCGGTGCGCGAACTGTGCGATCAGCACAATGCGTTGCTGATCTACGATGAAATCCAGACCGGCATTGGCCGTACCGGCAAGCTGTTTGCCTACATGGATATGGGCGTGACGCCCGACATCCTCACCAGCGCCAAGGGCCTGGGCGGCGGCTTCCCCATCGGAGCCATGCTGACTACCGCCGAGATCGCCGCCAGCTTTGGCTTTGGCGCCCACGGCAGCACCTTCGGCGGTAACCCCCTGGCCTGCGCCGTGGCTGGCAAGGTACTGGACATCGTCAGCGACCCCGCGCTGCTGGCCGACGTTGGCCGCAAACATGCCCTTATTGCAGATCAGCTGCAGCGTATCGGCGACAAGCTGGGCATCTTCAAGCAGATACGTGGCGCAGGCCTGTTGATCGGAGCCGAGCTGATCGACGCCTGGCATGGCAAGGCCGGTGAGTTTCTCGCCGCGGCCCGTGCCCAGGGCCTGCTGATCCTGATGGCCGGCCCCAACGTGCTGCGCTTCACGCCATCTCTGGTCATCCCCGATGAGGATATCAGCGCCGCCATGGCGAAACTGGAAACGGCTATCGAGCAGGTACTGGCCGCTCAGTAA